In the Populus trichocarpa isolate Nisqually-1 chromosome 8, P.trichocarpa_v4.1, whole genome shotgun sequence genome, ATATTAGAGTTGCAGAAACTCAATGATAATGCCAAAAGTTGAGAGTTGTGAACCTGAACAAAACAGTCATGGAAATGTAATCTAACTATCAAAGCTGCACTGCGTGGATCAGAAATAACTTCACATTCCATCTCTTTCTTGACAATCTCAAACACACTGGGGCAGGTGGGAGCATAGTAGTCTAAAGTTAGAGGAGGGTCGCTTGCATGCAAGCTTCTGCCGAGGATGGAGATGATAATCAACATAGAAAATGGTAATATGGGAAGCTTTATTTCTTGAAGAGGAAACGCCATTGTTGCTCCTTTTGCTTTTCTTGAATGAAAGTAGGAAAGAGTGGGGGAGATGGATTGGACTGAGTGAGATATTTAAGTGAAAAGAAAGTAGATTTTTGCACTTTGCTTTTTGCATAGCAGTTCTGAGTATTTTGCATAAAGATATCTATAGTCAAGAGAGGATGCAACTAATGTTGGCCTGGTTGGTGGGTACTCCCATACCAAAATCACCAAATAGATACTCGAGACAAACCGAAAGAAGGGACTTGGAAAAGTCTGTATTTGCCCTTCAAATTACATGAATGATTTGGGCAAGTCAACAAACCTAAAACTGAACGGCTTATTACCCCTCATTTACCCATTCAACTTTCAAAACAATCTTCATATTCATCCCTGTTTCCTTCTCTTCCTGAACAAGTCAAGGCAATTGTGCATGACTAAATCCTCAAGAAAATGTGCCATCcatctattatttaaaaacttgtcGTAATCTACTTGAACATTTTTATTTGGTGTGGACTTATTTGGTTGGATGGTCTGATTTTAACATGTGGGGTTATTCTAAGATGATTGATGTGATTCTggtaatttgattttcataacTTTGAAACTAGCACATGGAGGTGTTAGTTTCCACTCCATCTAGGTCAGCACACAAACATCCATTTCAATCATTCTTTCAGAACAAGAATACCTACCTATTCTACCTTTCTTCATGTTATCTTGCTTTTTTAAGAGAGCCAACCAGGAAAATCAATTCCATCGTTGTCGCGGAGTTATTGACCTTGTGATAGAATAGAAGGATGAAACATCTTGGGCCGTGAACTGTGAATTCAAGTTTTCAACAATGGCTAAAGCCAGCTAGCGCGACCTGggagtgttttgtttttatggtttagTTTTCCTGCGTTGGCACGGATTGGTGATCACAATATGCGAACTATGGAAgcactgataaaaaaaagttgaatcgGGTCCGGCgaagatttattttgaatagcTGTACTTTTGGATAGGACAACATGGGAACAGCAAGAGCACCTAGCAACGATGCCCGGGGCCTAAGTTACCATGAGACGCCCTGGATGATCAGTCTGTCCATGTATAATTATGGAGTTGTGGTTTAATAAATTCCCGACATGCACTGGCTATACCACAGCAAAATGTCCAGCAGAAAACCAACATGTAGTTTCAGTGCAAGATCAAAAATACAAGTCGTTCCGTCATTGTTGAAATTGGAATGATAAAAAACCAATGTAAGAGAAGAGAGCATATAAGGAGGAAATCATACAATCTTACAGCTCGTGTCTTGCATCTTGTAAGAGTAAAGTATTGCTAGGAACTAAAGAAGCACTATAAACCTAAAACGCATCATGTATACATATCAGAATCAAAAGGATAATTCTTAATTGAACTGAACCTTGAAGATTCATCCATGGAATCTCCAATTGAGCTCAAGTCAAAGCCATGCAACACGTTCCTCTGCAGCAGAGACATGACCATAGCCACCACAGAAACACCATGTCGAGGCCATGAAACACAAAGAGTTCCTCTGATTTTTCTCATCTGACATCTTGCCAACAGAGCAGCTGCTAAGCCATCCAGTACACTCCCTGAAGGAAAATAGTCTAAACCTTTCAGTAAGGATGAACCTCCACGACCATCATCGCTCAGTCCTTTCCTCTCTGCTGATGTCTCCAGCTTGAAAACATTTATCTCGTCTGGTGCCAGCCTACCCCGGAAATTCTGGTTCTGAACTGAATCCAATATTAGAACCCTCTCAGGAATTATTTGATCACCAATAAGCAATTTAGCAACTGCAATGGATCTCTCAGCACTGACAGAGCACTGTACTGAGACAACGAGTGTTAAATTGTCAGCACCATTGAGAGCATAAATATTGCAAGACTTATCACCAAGAGAGGGCCCGATCAAGTTTGCTGAGAAAGGGATCTCAGGTAGTACGAGACTGCCGATTAGGGTCTTTGAGGATATATGGTGGAAAACATAAAGAGAAGGGGAAGATAATGCAATGATGAGCAGAGAAGGATGTAGAGGCTTATCAGGTTTAAGATTAGTTAACAGAAGGGAAGGAGACGAAAGCGGTGGTGATGAAGTTGCGAAGTTGTCCAGATCTTCCTGAAAGAACCTTGAAGAGGGCGGAAGCTCTGTAAGTACATCTCCCATCTCTTCCTTTGCAGCAAATCAAACAACCTGTTAATGGAAGTATATACACGATCAGTGTAGTTTGATTACAGATGTAAATGGATCGCTTTTGCTACTTCGTTCACAAGTCTATCAGATTTAACAGGAAATCAAATACAAGTAGCAAATATTACTCTTTCTCATAGTAGGTTAATGTACGTGATAATTTTGGGCCTCAtgcttgcaaaaaaaaaaaacaactatgcTAAGTTGCTACATTATCACATTTGAAAATAAGTGCACAAATTGAAACAAGCACAATTGTACTgacttaaaagtattttatagcAGCCACAATGCGATTGATGAAGATAATTCTCTCGCATAGGACCAGCAATCCTTTCTTATAAGCATAAATATAAGGTTAATCTGTAGCAACACTCCAATAATAACCTCCCCGATACGGAGAGGATATTAAGTAGATCTTCATCCTCACAGCTAAAGATTCAATCTTTCTTACCGAAGAGTAAATATAGAACATAACAATGACTGTACtgacaaaaaaactaattacCTTAACAACATGTTATTAGTAAATAAATCACACAAACAATGGAGCATGTTTCACTAAAAGATCCTTAAATCGCCCTTTTCCTAAGGGTGGGCCGACGTTaacatttccgagtgaaaataACCGTCCGACTTAGTACTAGTAAATTTTTCAGATATgcaattttttggatttaataacgcCAAAAATAAGGAGCCTCAACCTCCTTTGGGCAAAAAATCCTAACATTCTCAGAGAAAGAAGTAATACTCAAATTACTGcagatataaaaataagaattccATAAAAACACATGCCCTTTAATATAAATAGGCCATAATACTAAGAGAAAGTAATTACTTTTCAATTACTATTTAGTAGCACAAAAATTGACGAACTTGAAATTGCTATTCGTCcaaacccagataaaaaaaaaacgatctaAAGCTAATTGCCGATACCCATTATGAGTCTCATAGGAAAAAGAAGCTCTAaaccaaaataattgaaattcttGCATCCATATAATACAATCACTAGCCCGataatcgaaaaaaaaaagttactgactatgaagaagaaggagaagaagatcgGGAAGAAAGACAAGGGCAATAAAGCGCACCTAAGAACGATGTCGACAAGGAGGCAGAGAATGCTGATCAGACCGTTAAACCACTTGCTTTCACTGTCTGTCTTGTAGTTCACACAAAGTATTACGACTCTCCTGTTATTATTTGGTAGTTTCTTCTTGCCCAAGCTTGAATTAGAACTTATAACAGCCTTTTTGGAAACCCCAAATTAGTCCCTAATCTATTTACCTCACCGACAATTGAGTCCtaaatcttttgattttctcaATTCTAGCCCCAAACATAATTATTGTTAAGAGAATATTCTCTCTCCATCCATCCACTATCAATGACAGTGATAATTTGTTTCCGACCTCCCTGATTCTTCAAGATGCCCAATAAACTTAACCAATTTGTCTAGTGACAACAGCAATTTGAACACGAAAGAGCTAACTTTAAGACAGCAAAATATAGCAAGAGTAGTAAATGCATGGAAGGGCAGATATGCATCCAATGTCAATggagaaaaaaacataagcaaCACCCCCTAAGAAACCATAAGGAAGGGCAAAAAGCATGAGAAAAAAGGCAGGGTACAATGGTTGAAACTCAGCTGCTAAATTTCCTTTCCACATCAAAATTCAAAGCAGGAAAAAGATGTTCCATCTTGTCCATCACATGAATGACAAACTAAATGAATAGGAAGGATGTAAGTATAGCAAACATCGTCAAAAAGCACAAAAGAAACTTATGAAAGTCCAGAATCCAACATAGCAGCCAGCATCCCATGGAGAGCATGCATAACTGGCAAAGGAAGACAAATGCCGCAGATGTGAAAAAGTCTCAATCAAACCTCAAACAAACTTAAAGTCATCCCAGCACAACACAAAATGTTTCATGATTACTGTAGCTAAAATGCacgcttaaaaaaaaacagccatcTATAAAAAGAATGGGGAGGTCGccatttacaaaaaagaaaaagaaaaagaaaaaaagaatagaatcaACTTGAAGATAGCTAAAAGGGGGTGATGTGATCCAAGTAACACTAAAAGTCGTTAGAGATTCCAGTTGGTCGGTGACAAGATTTAGAGCTAGAAGATTTGAATAactttcaatgaatttttttaaaatacatgagCTAAAATGaactataaaaagatattaaataacGATAACAAGCTTTGATTTTGCATTAAAGGAATATTGCATTAAGTACTTGAATATACAGACGTGATTGACCTTGAGGCAGAAATCACCGTGGCTGTGAAAGTTCTAGTCTTATACTCCAAACTACTATAACGCAGCCTAAAGTCTCAAACATATGGCAGAGATCCACGATGGCATTCAACAAGCCATGAGCTTTCTTCCGAGCACCGAACACCTAGAGAAAACAATAATGGTAGGAAAAACAGGCTGAAGGAAAATGGCTTTGAGAATGACAGCTCAAAAACTTGGGTAAAGCATACCTGCCAAACCGTTCAGGATAAGCAATTACCATTCCTTCTTACTCGGCTAAATCAGGTTTTTTGGCTTCACTACAATGCATATGTTCCACGAGCCTTCAAGCTGCCCCTGCAGTGGATATGCAGGGGTTGGAGAGCTCTTTCATTTTAATCATCTTTGCACTTGAACATTCTTTTCTCTACCtcaagaaaaaaaccatttgtaGAAAGCATACTCCAAGATAGACATAACCCACAATCAAAAGGGTGTATTCCACAATAATTTGTAAGTTTTGGCAGTAAGCACTACTATTGATTTCAATCATGGTGCATTCATTTAGAAAGGGGGCAAGAACCCAGAGAGGATCTTACCTGTTAGCAATACCACATGATTGgcttaataaaagaaaaaacaaaaagaaattgacaagactaaatgaaaataacaattacaagcatgaaaaattgtaaaagaaaagaaaactgaaacAACAGTTCTAACATTGCAAAAGTAGGAGTTGAGAACTGTTTTATTCATTTCACGAGCATTTCAAAATCAAGAGTTGCTATCGAGAATTTAAACGTTCAATTCACAATTCAAAAGTGGGCCTGACGGGCCTCCATTATATAACTAAGGAGAGCGCGTATAGTGCACGCAAGGCCCGTAATTCTATAGTCCCCCACAGACTATGGTGGGGTCAATCAATTTCTGAAAGGCCCAATTAGAAATAAGGCCCACTTCATAATAAAAGGTTGTTGATGTTCCATCCTCTCTACaactcaatcaatccaatgaaattgaattaaatttcatacttATTTGGTACCggtacataaaaaaagaaatccaaattgaattaaattacaattGAATTTATTCAGTTGTAATATGGTGCATATTAAGTTCAAGTACACCATCGTTCAAAACATGCCATATacataaacaatttaaaaaccaaaccaaacccaagtgtgtttatttttgtttttatattttgtatttattatggGATACAATccttcataacaaaaaaataaaaaaaataaaagcaaaaacaataaactCATGCTTTTGCTGCTATGTTTTATTTCTATTAGTGGTGAACCTCATcactaaaaataaacacaacattaaaaacaaatatacataaaaaaaaaagacaaccacAACTCAAGTTGGGTGTAGCCAACCTTTAATTAATGTCCGTCGTAAAAAACTTATAAGCCGATTCATTGTATGTCTGGTACTGTgatacaaattgttttttgaaattattgtttaaaaatatattaaaatatttttaattttcttagattaactaaccaaaattattaaaaaacattataaaaatattttttaatatttttttcaagtaaaatataataaaaaaacaaaaacaactccAATCCCAAACACTTATTGGATATTTGAGCAATGGCTACCTCTCAAATTTGCATAGCATGGTGAGACTTGAGAGGATGGCTGCGGCGTATGGCTGCTGAGCTAGTAATTGGTCCAATGAAATCATCCGTGCAAGAGCATTCGTTGCAAATTGTAACGGTTCAATGCATAAACAAGAGGATAAGAAATAGCAGagatttctctttctttttatacaaGCCACGAAGAAGGAAGAACAGCGAAGAGGTTGCTgacatttttcttaaaaatgatttttccaaAGCTACTGTGGGTTGAAACATAGGAAATATTAGGTCAATTAAGTAGTTATTTaagtcaatttaaataaaaaaataaaaagaactaatCTCTTGCACGGTGCACATAGTGTCTTTAAAAACGTGTTTGAAAGTTTGATtgcgattattttttatttgaaaatgtattaaaataattttttttttatttttaaaattatttttgatattagtgcattaaaataatttaaaaatattaatttaaaataaaaataatatttaaattatttttaaaatataaaaataaacaaatcttgTGAAAAAAAGTACCAAGATTTTACCGAGCTAACAGCAATATTAGAGAGTTTGGGAGGGAGGTGTGTGAAATGACCCGATTTCCAAGACTATCAACGATTTGACACGTGACTCCTGAATAACTTGGGCCTGCTTTATCAGGGGGCGATCCTTGTGGGTTGATGGGCCATTCTTGAGGGCATAGGGCCTCACTGTGAGGCCTTCAGGCTAAGTCTCACGCCCGCCAGTTGCTTTGCTCTATTGAGGGCGATCCTCGTGGGCCGGTGggttatttttatgaaaattgggCTCACGGTTAGACTTGCAGGCTAAGAATGTGCTTTTAGAGTGCAGTATAGTTaagtgttataattttttttatgcagagcccacatacataaaaaaacaagaaaaacaaatttactttTGATGGTGGGGTTTTGTTCATTAAATGggttatacattaaaaaaaactactgcACCTGATAACATCAAACGTCTAAACACATCCTAAGaattataatacaaaataattttttatttaaaaatacattaaaatgaatttttttagttttattttttttcatttttgatttcaacacataaaaaatcattaaaaaaatactaaaaaaatattaaacacttGGGATGACGGTCATTTTCTGTCTCTCGTTTAGTTCTTCAGAGCCATTCGGAGATGTTACCGtatttgaattataattgaGAATCTGAAGATGCGCTGcttgaaaatattgaatttgaatacTCAAACCAGAGAGCACTTCTTTTAGCAATCTCCAGAAGCATTTagatttcggtttttttttcttttatctttttcactAAGTTGATTTTGTCACAACTCAGCTTCCTTAATCTCTTTGATTTCCTGCTCCCACGTTTTTAAAAATTGACTTTAGAAAATGTTGTTTACCCTAATATAAGCTAGTGCTGCTGCttagtgattaaaaatatatgcatgATTGGACTCCAATGATTATGGGAGTTCTGCATTCGTATATATGGGCTAAGATTTGCTTCTACTTTTGTTGGAGAAGAAAAGATTTAGCCCAATTTGTTTGATAGCGTGGAATGTTGACCTTCACCtttacttcattaattttaagtttCTACTATGGCAACGAGACAAGAAGATTTCCTGTGTAGGAATATCCTTTCAGATATCCTACCTTTCTTTTTTCC is a window encoding:
- the LOC7485930 gene encoding uncharacterized protein LOC7485930, coding for MGDVLTELPPSSRFFQEDLDNFATSSPPLSSPSLLLTNLKPDKPLHPSLLIIALSSPSLYVFHHISSKTLIGSLVLPEIPFSANLIGPSLGDKSCNIYALNGADNLTLVVSVQCSVSAERSIAVAKLLIGDQIIPERVLILDSVQNQNFRGRLAPDEINVFKLETSAERKGLSDDGRGGSSLLKGLDYFPSGSVLDGLAAALLARCQMRKIRGTLCVSWPRHGVSVVAMVMSLLQRNVLHGFDLSSIGDSMDESSRFSSIKNYPFDSDMYT